One window of Phycisphaeraceae bacterium genomic DNA carries:
- the typA gene encoding translational GTPase TypA yields the protein MTTNPPVNPLIRNVAIIAHVDHGKTTLVDNLLKQSGNFRAGELEKLEGGQHGLIMDSNPLERERGITILSKNCAVNYTGLDGVTYRINIIDTPGHADFGGEVERVLRMADGVLLLVDSFDGPMPQTKFVLTKALEAGLKPVVIVNKIDRPDGRPMDVMHEVFDLFVELGAEELALDFPTVYCAGRDGWATTAWPVPEGQPKPTDLRDIFEAIVKHVPPPRAEIEKPLQVLVTNLDYNDYVGRIGIGRIFSGQIKAGQQVAVLKRDGKRVNTKVAKLMRFEGLKRSEVATIEAGDLCALVGLESVDIGDTVADPENAIALPPVTIDEPTMTMLFRINDSPFAGQDGTYVTSRQIRERLFKELERNVAMRVESGRTADEFMVSGRGVLSLGILIENMRREGFELSVGKPEVIIREIDGAPHEPVEELVIDAPNSSVGAVMELVGGRKGELKKMEPRGNDLTHLKFEIPSRSLIGMRGRVLTATQGEAIMTHSFLKFAPVSGEMSHRAMGVLISLESGAVTTYALEQLADRGVMFVIPQEKVYAGQIVGEHNRDNDLVINCTRLKHLTNIRAASKEATVVLKAPRKITLEYALEYIEDDELVEVTPASIRLRKKILDESSRKRAERQSRDKAEAASA from the coding sequence ATGACCACGAATCCGCCCGTCAACCCGCTCATCCGCAACGTCGCGATCATCGCCCATGTCGACCATGGAAAGACGACGCTGGTCGACAATCTTCTCAAGCAGTCGGGCAACTTCCGCGCCGGCGAACTCGAAAAGCTCGAAGGCGGGCAGCACGGCCTGATCATGGATTCGAACCCGCTCGAACGCGAGCGCGGCATCACCATCCTGTCGAAGAACTGCGCGGTCAACTACACCGGTCTCGACGGCGTCACTTACCGCATCAACATCATCGACACGCCGGGCCACGCCGACTTCGGCGGAGAAGTTGAACGCGTGCTGCGAATGGCCGACGGCGTGCTCCTGCTCGTCGATTCGTTCGACGGACCGATGCCGCAGACCAAGTTCGTGTTGACCAAGGCGCTCGAAGCCGGGCTGAAGCCGGTCGTGATCGTGAACAAGATCGATCGACCCGACGGTCGCCCGATGGATGTCATGCACGAAGTATTCGACCTGTTTGTCGAACTCGGCGCCGAAGAACTCGCGCTCGACTTCCCCACGGTGTACTGCGCCGGGCGCGACGGCTGGGCGACCACCGCGTGGCCGGTGCCCGAGGGTCAGCCCAAGCCAACGGATCTTCGCGATATTTTTGAGGCGATCGTGAAGCACGTGCCGCCGCCGCGGGCCGAGATCGAGAAGCCGCTCCAGGTGCTCGTCACCAACCTCGATTACAACGACTATGTCGGGCGCATCGGCATCGGCCGCATTTTCTCCGGCCAGATCAAGGCCGGTCAGCAGGTCGCCGTGCTCAAGCGCGACGGAAAGCGCGTGAACACCAAGGTCGCCAAACTCATGCGCTTCGAAGGTCTGAAGCGCAGCGAAGTTGCGACGATCGAAGCGGGCGACTTGTGTGCGCTCGTCGGGCTCGAAAGCGTGGACATCGGCGACACGGTGGCCGACCCGGAAAACGCGATCGCGCTGCCGCCGGTCACGATCGACGAGCCGACGATGACGATGCTCTTCCGCATCAACGATTCACCGTTCGCCGGCCAGGACGGCACGTACGTCACCAGCCGCCAGATCCGCGAGCGCCTGTTCAAGGAACTGGAGCGCAACGTCGCGATGCGCGTCGAATCCGGGCGCACCGCCGACGAGTTCATGGTTTCCGGCCGCGGCGTTCTGAGCCTGGGAATCCTCATCGAGAACATGCGCCGCGAAGGATTCGAACTCTCGGTCGGCAAGCCCGAGGTCATCATCCGCGAGATCGACGGCGCGCCTCACGAGCCGGTTGAAGAACTCGTCATCGATGCTCCCAACTCCTCCGTCGGCGCCGTGATGGAACTCGTCGGCGGACGCAAGGGCGAACTCAAGAAAATGGAGCCCCGGGGCAACGATCTCACGCACCTCAAGTTCGAGATTCCCTCGCGCTCGCTTATCGGCATGCGGGGGCGCGTCCTCACCGCGACGCAGGGCGAGGCGATCATGACGCATTCGTTCCTCAAATTTGCGCCCGTCAGCGGCGAGATGAGCCACCGCGCCATGGGCGTTCTCATCAGCCTCGAATCCGGCGCCGTCACAACCTACGCCCTCGAACAGCTCGCCGATCGCGGCGTGATGTTCGTCATCCCGCAGGAAAAAGTCTACGCCGGGCAGATCGTCGGCGAGCACAACCGCGACAACGACCTTGTCATCAACTGCACGCGACTGAAACACCTCACCAACATCCGTGCCGCGAGCAAGGAAGCGACGGTCGTGTTGAAAGCACCCCGCAAAATCACGCTCGAGTACGCTCTCGAGTACATCGAGGACGATGAACTTGTCGAGGTGACGCCCGCGAGCATCCGCCTGCGGAAGAAAATCCTCGACGAATCATCCCGCAAGCGCGCCGAACGCCAGAGCCGCGACAAGGCGGAGGCCGCGAGCGCCTAA
- a CDS encoding cation transporter translates to MPPSPASKNRSSRRYALAGLIANMLLAVVKLVAGIVGHSYALIADAIESLADIVGSGVIWGGLLISSRPASEQHPYGYGKAEPLAALAVSFLVLLAGIGIAIEAIREIITPHHPPAWWTLLVLILVVVTKEIFYRAGRRRARAEGSTALATDAFHHRADAITSLAAFIGISIALFGNWRTGTDAWAPADDWAALFASAIIITNACRIMRTPLRELLDEQSDSVAEQARQIASAVPGVVLVQKAFARKSGVLYWIDMHVWMDGGMTVRDSHAVAHAVKDAVRAGLPNVRDVLIHTEPAAGSQTGRSE, encoded by the coding sequence ATGCCGCCAAGCCCAGCGTCCAAGAACCGATCCTCCCGCCGCTACGCGCTGGCGGGTCTGATCGCGAACATGCTGCTTGCGGTCGTGAAACTGGTGGCGGGAATCGTCGGCCACAGCTACGCGCTGATCGCCGATGCGATCGAATCACTCGCAGACATCGTGGGTTCCGGCGTGATCTGGGGCGGACTCCTGATTTCATCCCGTCCGGCGAGCGAGCAACACCCCTACGGCTACGGCAAGGCCGAACCCCTTGCGGCGCTTGCGGTCTCGTTTCTCGTTCTCCTGGCCGGCATCGGAATCGCGATCGAGGCGATTCGCGAAATCATCACGCCTCACCACCCCCCCGCCTGGTGGACACTGCTGGTGCTGATTCTGGTCGTCGTCACCAAAGAGATCTTCTATCGCGCCGGGCGCAGGCGCGCTCGGGCCGAAGGTTCAACCGCGCTCGCGACCGATGCGTTTCATCATCGCGCCGACGCGATCACCTCTCTCGCGGCGTTCATCGGAATCAGCATCGCCCTGTTCGGAAACTGGCGGACCGGAACCGACGCCTGGGCGCCCGCCGATGATTGGGCCGCGCTCTTTGCCTCCGCGATCATCATCACAAACGCCTGCCGCATCATGCGCACGCCGCTGCGTGAGTTGCTCGACGAGCAATCCGACTCGGTCGCGGAACAGGCTCGACAGATCGCTTCCGCAGTGCCGGGAGTCGTGCTCGTGCAGAAGGCTTTCGCCCGCAAGAGCGGCGTCCTCTACTGGATCGACATGCACGTCTGGATGGACGGCGGGATGACGGTCCGGGACTCCCACGCCGTCGCCCACGCGGTCAAGGACGCCGTCCGGGCGGGGCTTCCGAACGTCCGGGACGTCCTCATTCACACCGAACCCGCGGCAGGCTCCCAAACCGGTCGCAGCGAATAA
- the rplU gene encoding 50S ribosomal protein L21, whose translation MYAIIEEFGGQRKVVQGEEILVDLTEQGNAKVGSALTFDKVLVVGKEGGEAKIGQPYVAGASVKAEVVDPIVAGEKIYVHHFREKKTWRKKTGHRQKYTKIKITSING comes from the coding sequence ATGTACGCGATTATCGAAGAATTCGGCGGCCAGCGCAAAGTCGTTCAGGGCGAGGAAATCCTCGTCGACCTGACCGAGCAGGGCAACGCCAAGGTCGGTTCCGCCCTCACGTTTGACAAGGTGCTTGTCGTCGGCAAAGAAGGCGGCGAGGCCAAGATCGGGCAGCCCTATGTCGCCGGTGCTTCGGTCAAGGCCGAGGTCGTCGATCCGATCGTGGCCGGCGAAAAGATCTACGTGCACCACTTCCGTGAGAAGAAGACCTGGCGCAAAAAGACCGGCCACCGCCAGAAGTACACCAAGATCAAGATCACCTCGATCAACGGGTGA
- a CDS encoding asparaginase, translating to MLLTLITTGGTIEKTYDEASGSLANRRSIVRRMLSRLRLIDKTIRTIEVLSKDSLEMTDEDRAAIVGAVRAAGGSPEHATQSGGIVILHGTDTLALTGERILQEIPSPRIPIVLTGAMRPFEMKRSDALQNLNEAIFAAGLLAPGVYCVAHGRALAFPGVKKDRTRGTFVRA from the coding sequence ATGCTCCTCACCCTCATCACCACCGGCGGTACAATCGAAAAAACCTACGACGAGGCGAGCGGCAGCCTCGCGAATCGCCGGTCGATCGTCCGGCGCATGCTTTCCCGGCTGCGGTTGATCGACAAGACGATCCGCACGATCGAAGTACTCAGCAAAGACAGCCTCGAGATGACAGACGAAGATCGCGCCGCCATCGTCGGCGCTGTGCGTGCCGCGGGCGGCTCGCCGGAACACGCGACGCAGTCCGGCGGCATCGTCATCCTGCACGGGACCGACACGCTCGCTTTGACGGGTGAACGAATCCTCCAGGAAATACCCTCGCCTCGTATCCCCATTGTCCTCACGGGCGCGATGCGTCCCTTCGAAATGAAGCGGTCGGACGCCCTGCAGAACTTGAACGAGGCGATCTTCGCCGCGGGCCTGCTCGCACCCGGCGTGTATTGCGTCGCGCATGGACGGGCGCTCGCATTCCCGGGCGTCAAGAAAGATCGGACTCGGGGCACCTTTGTCCGCGCCTGA
- a CDS encoding MotA/TolQ/ExbB proton channel family protein: MDKASIIGILIGVAALGFVVFEVSHGNLLMFYSLEGVLMVGCGSVSVVFIAMPMEKLKQVPGYIKTFLFQKGMSANEVIQTVQSLSDKARRDGILALEPEIAKIKDPFLAAGLKMAIDGVEPASIEATLRMEVLAMQDRHKAGKKFFDLIKLYGPGYGLVGTLVGQVGMFGQLASADIGALGHALAIAVVATMYGAIIANAVAGPIGDKLGIKSGEEILNREMMVQAILSVQAGDNPRVTLDKMLAFIPSVRRDPFKAAA; encoded by the coding sequence ATGGACAAAGCCTCCATCATCGGCATCCTCATCGGCGTTGCGGCGCTCGGCTTCGTCGTCTTCGAAGTCTCGCACGGCAACCTGCTGATGTTCTATTCGCTGGAAGGCGTGCTGATGGTGGGTTGCGGCTCGGTCTCCGTCGTGTTCATCGCGATGCCGATGGAGAAACTCAAGCAGGTTCCGGGTTACATCAAGACGTTCCTGTTCCAGAAGGGCATGAGCGCCAACGAAGTCATCCAGACCGTTCAGTCGCTCTCGGACAAGGCCCGGCGCGACGGAATTCTTGCTCTCGAGCCCGAGATCGCGAAGATCAAGGACCCGTTCTTGGCCGCCGGGCTCAAGATGGCGATCGACGGCGTTGAACCCGCGAGCATCGAAGCAACGCTCCGCATGGAAGTCCTCGCCATGCAGGATCGCCACAAGGCCGGCAAGAAGTTCTTCGATCTCATCAAGCTCTACGGGCCCGGATACGGACTGGTCGGAACGCTGGTCGGTCAGGTCGGCATGTTCGGTCAGCTCGCCAGCGCCGACATCGGCGCCCTGGGCCATGCACTCGCCATCGCCGTCGTCGCCACGATGTACGGCGCGATTATCGCCAACGCCGTCGCCGGTCCCATCGGCGACAAGCTCGGTATCAAGTCGGGCGAAGAGATCCTCAACCGCGAGATGATGGTCCAGGCCATTCTCAGCGTTCAGGCGGGCGATAACCCTCGCGTCACACTCGACAAGATGCTCGCGTTCATCCCCTCGGTGCGCCGCGATCCATTCAAGGCCGCGGCATGA
- a CDS encoding OmpA family protein — MADAHKDKHEEGHEGGASHGGGHHGGGHHGGGGHAEGEHEGAPEWLISFADNVALMMGFFVILLAMNMGPKGEASSSGDPSNDPGKPSQAMLDFVIGMREGFGNPININSTKANEQQFVERLRELRGEGDASGIAGKHKSQQTLRPTNFSSLGALIAFDDNSSALSSSAKETIVDTAKKLRGQRYYIELRGHCSPPEAMRNVQKAMKLSYDRSMAVFNALIEQGISPEQLILRCYGDSDRLVPNTWSRESDRTNQRVEIVVTSEALPPDPYSKSATGNTQSEEP; from the coding sequence ATGGCCGACGCGCACAAAGACAAACACGAAGAAGGCCACGAGGGAGGCGCATCCCACGGTGGTGGCCATCACGGCGGCGGGCATCACGGGGGCGGCGGCCACGCCGAGGGCGAACACGAGGGTGCGCCCGAGTGGCTCATTTCGTTCGCCGATAACGTCGCGCTCATGATGGGCTTCTTCGTCATCCTGCTCGCGATGAACATGGGCCCCAAGGGTGAGGCCTCGTCGAGCGGAGACCCTTCCAACGACCCGGGAAAGCCCTCGCAGGCGATGCTCGATTTCGTCATCGGCATGCGCGAAGGGTTCGGCAATCCGATCAATATCAACTCGACCAAGGCGAACGAACAGCAGTTCGTCGAGCGCCTGCGCGAGCTGCGCGGAGAAGGCGATGCCTCGGGGATCGCGGGCAAACACAAGAGTCAGCAAACGCTCAGACCCACGAACTTCAGCAGCCTGGGTGCGCTCATCGCGTTCGACGACAATTCGTCCGCGCTCTCGAGCAGCGCAAAGGAAACGATCGTGGACACCGCGAAGAAACTCCGCGGTCAGCGATACTACATCGAATTGCGAGGCCACTGCAGCCCGCCCGAGGCGATGCGCAACGTGCAGAAAGCGATGAAGCTCAGCTACGACCGCTCGATGGCCGTGTTCAATGCCCTGATTGAGCAGGGAATCTCGCCGGAGCAGCTCATCCTCCGTTGCTACGGCGACAGCGACCGGCTGGTACCGAACACGTGGTCGAGGGAGAGCGACCGCACGAATCAGCGTGTCGAGATCGTCGTGACGAGCGAAGCGCTCCCCCCGGATCCGTACAGCAAGTCCGCGACCGGCAACACGCAGAGCGAAGAACCCTAG
- a CDS encoding M28 family peptidase — translation MKQAVSEGRRFRIATKRSLVRLAILGMLLALALLWCWWMMLRMPGETFAGPLRPLTPAQAVLAAELRIYVETLAADIGYRSTFHPRQLAGSAAFLKSELDSFGYRVVDHSFPSRGSPAPNLEAELRGTTLPDEIVIVGAHFDSYQGTPGADDNASGVAGVLALAKAFAARPQNRTIRFVLFPNEEPPAFQQADMGSLVYAKACRAAGDNIVAMLSLEMLGYYKNDPGSQKYPFPMGLLFSNRANFIGFAGNVSNRALVKRCIGVFRESTDFPSEGAALPEGIPGIGWSDHWAFWQVGYPAIMITDTAHFRNPNYHTASDKPDTLDYERMARVIEGIAQVVRELAK, via the coding sequence ATGAAGCAAGCGGTTTCGGAAGGACGTCGTTTTCGCATAGCGACAAAGCGCTCGCTCGTTCGGCTCGCGATTCTCGGCATGCTCCTGGCTCTTGCGCTCCTCTGGTGCTGGTGGATGATGTTGCGAATGCCCGGGGAGACGTTTGCAGGTCCGCTTCGGCCCTTGACTCCTGCACAAGCGGTACTGGCGGCGGAGCTACGGATCTACGTCGAGACTCTAGCGGCGGACATCGGCTATCGCAGCACGTTTCATCCGCGTCAGTTGGCCGGTTCTGCTGCCTTCTTGAAGTCGGAACTTGATTCGTTCGGGTATCGAGTTGTGGACCATTCGTTTCCATCGCGCGGCAGCCCGGCGCCGAATCTCGAGGCGGAACTGCGCGGGACAACACTCCCCGATGAGATCGTGATCGTCGGCGCCCATTTCGATTCCTATCAAGGCACGCCCGGCGCCGACGACAACGCGAGCGGCGTTGCAGGCGTGCTCGCACTCGCGAAGGCGTTCGCCGCGCGGCCTCAGAATCGCACGATTCGGTTTGTTCTGTTTCCAAACGAGGAGCCGCCGGCGTTTCAGCAGGCCGACATGGGCAGCTTGGTCTACGCGAAAGCATGCCGCGCCGCGGGAGACAACATCGTCGCGATGCTCAGCCTCGAAATGCTCGGTTACTACAAGAATGACCCCGGCTCGCAGAAGTATCCCTTCCCGATGGGCCTCCTCTTTTCAAACCGCGCCAACTTCATCGGCTTCGCCGGCAACGTCTCCAATCGCGCACTCGTCAAGCGATGCATCGGCGTCTTCCGCGAGAGCACCGACTTCCCGAGCGAAGGCGCCGCCCTGCCTGAAGGAATTCCCGGCATCGGCTGGTCCGATCACTGGGCGTTCTGGCAGGTCGGCTATCCGGCGATCATGATCACCGACACGGCACATTTCCGAAATCCGAATTACCACACCGCCTCCGACAAGCCCGACACGCTCGACTACGAGCGCATGGCCCGCGTCATCGAAGGCATCGCCCAGGTTGTCCGTGAACTGGCGAAGTAG
- a CDS encoding tetratricopeptide repeat protein: MEFAKPIALGTWQAAARRAGVVVLSACAMLASAGVTVPEAEEKKPGPPSVVQRMLDTPYLTDSERADIRVRHGIWTEQDLQDAARRARAAITRGAWDDPALSDQNADVLDRAEAMVLRGDAAEALKVLGGLEGKAVTLRALRLTAEAQAAQGDKDGAIKTLAQLEQRVVKERQNSAWELVEGVRGLHLKLQIEGPSKVGAVGQDFQSMMSMLARAREQLDRLCWIAPLEEAVLLSEKDNRPEAGEALEQTLELNPSSAEAYYLLGRMSVDSFNFQQAEKIIEKLRELAGRIDRAGTEPVGTHEAGEAVAPYADMLESRLRVRQRDPRGALEVLKPTLSRFPSQLEARALEAAAIAAGFDLPGADRALAELDKISPNTYLGYLYVGKALAEQRQYADAARYLEEATKRAPRLADAWIELGLLEVQAARDDRALAALEKAEALDPFNVRAANSLKLVRDVAGFSRIESDHFIVRYRPGVDLALAREMPPILERIYARVTGDKPGGIRYPLNFKTVIELMPDHHWFSVRITGMPQVHTMAAATGPLIAMEAPRLGDQNTVGAYDWARVIQHEFTHTVTLARTSNRLPHWFTEASAVYLEDAPRDWNYIQILARACETKTLFDLDEINVAFTRPKKPTDRSQAYGQGAWMYEYIVTRFGPEAPLKLMDRYAAGDREPQAFQSVLGMSREQFLDEFKTWAGEQLIAWGMRPKPGQPELLTLLEEWRAKLGAGHEEAPPTIEVIDEWLEQYPDHPDLLEMAVRLRVKANRNKASAEMVPIIEAYAAARPGDPTPHKLLAALFLDEASPAHDPAKAIPHLEFLDAREQNSASFSVQLARLYATQGDWDKAWAKAIRACIVAPYEAANREFAATVAIKRRDFDAAKWQLETLQILEPDRPIHAQRLKALEGLKNKGE, from the coding sequence ATGGAATTCGCCAAGCCGATTGCGTTGGGAACTTGGCAGGCCGCGGCGCGGCGCGCGGGGGTTGTTGTCTTGTCGGCGTGCGCGATGCTGGCGTCGGCGGGCGTGACAGTCCCCGAGGCGGAAGAAAAGAAACCGGGTCCGCCGTCGGTCGTGCAGAGAATGCTCGATACGCCGTATCTCACGGATTCGGAGCGCGCGGATATCCGCGTGCGGCACGGGATCTGGACGGAGCAGGACCTGCAGGATGCGGCGAGGCGCGCTAGAGCGGCGATCACGCGGGGCGCGTGGGACGATCCGGCGCTGAGCGATCAGAACGCCGATGTGCTGGATCGGGCGGAGGCGATGGTGCTGCGGGGTGATGCCGCGGAAGCGCTGAAGGTGCTCGGTGGGCTGGAGGGCAAGGCGGTTACGCTTCGCGCGCTGCGGCTGACTGCCGAGGCGCAGGCAGCTCAAGGAGACAAGGACGGCGCGATCAAGACACTTGCGCAGCTCGAGCAGCGCGTGGTGAAGGAGCGGCAGAACTCGGCGTGGGAGCTTGTTGAGGGCGTCCGCGGGCTTCACCTCAAGTTGCAGATCGAAGGGCCGTCGAAAGTGGGGGCGGTCGGGCAGGATTTTCAGTCGATGATGTCGATGCTGGCCCGGGCGCGCGAGCAGCTCGATCGCCTGTGTTGGATCGCGCCGCTCGAAGAAGCGGTGCTGCTCTCAGAAAAGGACAATCGGCCCGAGGCGGGTGAGGCGCTCGAGCAGACGCTCGAACTGAATCCATCCTCCGCCGAGGCGTATTACCTGCTGGGGCGCATGTCGGTCGATTCATTCAATTTCCAGCAGGCCGAAAAGATCATCGAAAAGCTGCGAGAACTCGCGGGTCGGATCGATCGGGCCGGAACCGAGCCTGTCGGCACTCACGAAGCGGGCGAAGCGGTCGCGCCATATGCGGACATGCTCGAATCGCGCCTGCGCGTGAGGCAGCGCGATCCCAGGGGCGCGCTCGAAGTGTTGAAGCCGACTCTTTCCCGGTTCCCGTCGCAATTGGAAGCCCGGGCGCTCGAGGCGGCGGCGATCGCGGCAGGATTCGACCTGCCGGGGGCGGATCGAGCGCTTGCCGAACTCGACAAGATCTCACCCAACACGTATCTCGGATACCTGTATGTCGGCAAAGCGCTCGCCGAGCAGCGTCAGTACGCCGATGCGGCGCGATATCTCGAGGAGGCGACGAAACGGGCGCCGCGGCTTGCCGATGCCTGGATCGAGCTGGGCTTGCTGGAAGTGCAGGCGGCGCGCGATGACCGGGCGCTTGCGGCACTTGAGAAAGCAGAAGCGCTCGACCCGTTCAATGTTCGAGCGGCGAACAGCCTGAAGCTCGTGCGCGATGTCGCCGGCTTTTCGCGGATCGAGAGCGATCACTTTATTGTCCGCTATCGGCCGGGAGTGGATCTCGCGCTGGCGCGGGAGATGCCGCCGATTTTGGAGCGCATCTACGCGCGCGTCACCGGGGACAAGCCGGGGGGTATCCGGTATCCGCTGAATTTCAAGACCGTGATCGAGTTGATGCCGGATCACCACTGGTTCAGCGTGCGGATCACGGGCATGCCGCAGGTGCACACGATGGCGGCGGCGACGGGCCCGTTGATCGCGATGGAGGCGCCGCGGCTTGGTGATCAGAACACGGTTGGGGCGTACGACTGGGCGCGCGTCATTCAGCACGAGTTCACGCACACCGTGACGCTCGCACGCACGAGCAACCGCTTACCTCACTGGTTTACCGAGGCTTCGGCGGTCTACCTTGAAGATGCACCGCGCGATTGGAACTACATCCAGATTCTCGCCCGCGCGTGCGAAACGAAAACACTTTTCGATCTCGATGAGATCAATGTCGCGTTCACGCGCCCGAAGAAGCCGACCGATCGATCGCAGGCGTACGGGCAGGGCGCGTGGATGTACGAGTACATCGTGACGCGGTTCGGCCCGGAAGCGCCGCTGAAACTCATGGATCGGTATGCGGCGGGGGATCGCGAACCGCAGGCTTTCCAGTCCGTGCTCGGGATGTCGCGCGAGCAGTTCCTTGATGAATTCAAAACGTGGGCGGGCGAGCAATTGATCGCATGGGGCATGCGCCCGAAGCCGGGCCAGCCGGAACTTCTTACGTTGCTTGAAGAGTGGCGGGCCAAACTCGGCGCCGGTCACGAAGAGGCCCCGCCGACGATCGAAGTGATCGATGAGTGGCTCGAGCAATATCCGGATCACCCGGATCTGCTCGAAATGGCGGTGCGGTTGCGCGTCAAGGCGAATCGCAACAAAGCGTCGGCGGAGATGGTGCCGATCATCGAGGCGTATGCCGCGGCACGTCCGGGCGACCCGACGCCTCACAAGCTGCTGGCGGCGCTATTCCTTGATGAGGCATCGCCGGCGCACGATCCGGCGAAAGCTATTCCGCACCTGGAGTTTCTGGACGCGCGCGAACAGAACTCGGCCAGTTTCAGCGTGCAGCTCGCGCGCTTGTACGCAACGCAGGGAGATTGGGACAAGGCGTGGGCGAAGGCGATCCGCGCGTGCATCGTCGCGCCGTACGAGGCGGCGAACCGCGAATTCGCGGCGACGGTCGCGATCAAGAGGCGGGATTTTGATGCCGCGAAATGGCAGCTCGAAACGCTCCAGATTCTGGAGCCGGATCGGCCGATTCATGCGCAGCGACTCAAGGCGCTCGAGGGACTGAAGAACAAGGGCGAGTAA
- the ruvX gene encoding Holliday junction resolvase RuvX, with product MAIDLGEKRTGLAMGDRETGLVSALEVIECAIDADAGKMLLERLARAIENHLGDSAGTLVMGLPLNMDGSEGAQAKKARTFGELLAARTSRAVVYHDERLTSVEADWSMARTGMTRGQKKEKRDALAAAAILRDYFGSLRGESAGSDGGVSDSPDVGEDS from the coding sequence TCGCGAGACGGGGCTCGTGTCGGCGCTCGAGGTGATCGAGTGCGCGATCGACGCCGATGCGGGGAAGATGCTGCTTGAGCGGCTCGCGCGGGCGATCGAGAATCATCTCGGGGATTCGGCGGGGACACTGGTGATGGGGCTGCCCCTGAACATGGACGGCAGCGAAGGGGCGCAGGCGAAGAAGGCGCGAACGTTCGGCGAATTGCTCGCGGCGAGGACATCGCGAGCGGTCGTGTATCACGACGAGCGGCTGACGTCGGTGGAAGCGGACTGGTCGATGGCGCGGACGGGGATGACGCGCGGGCAGAAAAAAGAGAAGCGGGATGCGCTTGCCGCGGCGGCGATTTTGCGTGATTACTTCGGCTCGCTGCGCGGCGAATCGGCGGGCTCGGACGGCGGCGTGTCGGATTCGCCGGATGTCGGCGAAGACTCTTGA